The window CAGTTTATGATCCACTGTTATTTGAGTATTATATGCCAGTTCAAAATTTCCCTTTTTGTTTTTCATAAACCGAGATTCTTGATCAGTCAAGCTCACTTTCTCAATGCTGTCTTTTTCAAATTCATTAAGTGCTTCCTTAACTGTTTCTTCTATCTCTTTTTTTCTATTATCAAATTTATCCTTATTTACTTGCTTTATATACTTCGCAACTACAGATTTTACTTTATATTTTCCACTTTTATTCAACTGATCGTAACCACGGCAGCTTCCAAAATTTTTATCCTCAACTTTGTCTAATTCAATGCCTTTTTTTAATTCATTGTTGACATATTCTCCAATTACTTCCAAAACATCTATTATAACCGTACTGTTTTTTGACGCAGAAGCTTTTACTATGGATCCATCAGTGCTTAATTGCTCAAGGCCTATAACTCCCAGATCTTTAGCCGCCTTAACCGTGTTTTTAAACACTTCTGTGATCAAGTTTTCATTGTTTTTTCGGAAGTCACTGATTGTTCTAAAATCAGGTTGCAGGTGTTCAGCCAAATGCATGTAAACTATATTTTCTCGAACGTTGCGAGCTATCGCTCGCGATGATCGAACTCTATCAAGCATAGATTGAATCAAAATCTTACACAATATACCAGGATGATAAGAAGGGTGTCCAGGGCCTTCACACCTGATTTCAAATTCATTAAAATCCATCATATCTACAAAAGCCTCAACCAAATAACAGATATGATCTGAAGGAATAAGATCTCGAATGTCTGGGGGTAGAGTCCAGACTTCATTTTTTGAAGATTCGATGAAAACCATAAATCAACTATTCCTACCACTAATATAAAATTATTAGTATATATGCTGAGGCAGGAAACTCTAATTATTCGCGGTAATTGTCGGACAGCCTGTAAAGTAACGAGGATTAGCCCTTAATTGCTCTTAATAAGTCTCGAATCAGGACTACGTGCTTGAGTCCTAATTATATAAAATCTATATAGACATGATTTGACGCATCAACGATACGAGTTAGCAACCACAACGATACGAGTTCGTGAAACAACTTATAATTTTGTAACAGTAGTTCCCATAGCTGTAGCTGTTGCCGTAGCCACACCCACTGCTGTAGCCACACCCGCTGCCGTAGCCACACCCGCTGCCGTAGTTATAATGGTTCCCGCCTCCATGTCCACCATGTCCACCATGGCCCCAGGAACACCCACTACAAGCGCTTGCTGATGCAGCTGTTAGTGATACTACAAATAAGACTGCAATCGAAATAGCCATTATCTTTTTGATTTTACCAACCATTTAATACACTCCAAATTTTTATTTAATTTAATACACTCCAGATTTTTATTTAATTTGATACAATCTGTAAAATTGTTTTTCAACATCTTTTCAGTCGGCAGATGAATGAAGTGCTTACCAATGAATTCAGATTCGTTTCTAAAAAACTAGACTATGGATAAAACCTCTCTTCATATTACGAGCTACCGAAAGTGATTTCACATTGTATCACTAATGTATTAGTATCCATATAATATAATATTAATAGAAATATAGTTAAGAATTATATATTAACTCGTGTATGTAAGTTTTGATTGAGTTATTGATTAAATCTGGAAAAACGGGACGAAAAACGGAAAAATAAAGATTCAAAATATCCTCTTCAAATTTAGGGACAGCAATGTGAATTTCACGAATTTGAGTGAAATTTAATTAATTGTATGAGTCGGGGAATCACACCCATACGACCTATTCAAGTTACAAACTTCATGAATGTAACGTTTAAGTGTCGTCTTGCTGTAAAATTTACCGCTTATTTTGAAGAGAATGCGGTTCAAGCTACAGTAACTACCCAGATTACCCAGATAATCACATCGGGAACCCTTAAAATGAATCTGTAGCTACCAAATCATAAAAAAGTAAGGATCAATAGCCATCAATTCAATATATACTGAATAAAGGAATTTGTCATCATAATTCGAAAAGACGGCTAAGTAAACAATTTCTTATCAGTTTAAATAGTTATCATCAATCTGCTTAAAGAGTTATCAGAAGCAGAACTTGAATTTGAAAATTGTTTCCTGATAAAAGCATATTACGTTCTTGAAATATAAGTTAAAGTATCCCATTATATTTTCCTCCAGATGTTAATGTGGTTTTTCTTACTTATCTTAGATATTTTTCTTGTATATTCGGTACATTATTTGAAAAGAATGGAATTTTTTGAAATTTGATTAATTTTCTAATGGAATATACGACTTCAATCAACTTCTCTATCAGCCCCCAACGTCAAGATTATACTCATAGCAATTATTTTTCGAAACAAGTCTGGCAGCTAATTCCTATTTGATGGCTAACAGACTGAATTTTAATTGCCTCAGAGTATAAATAAAAGTATATTCATGAAATATATAAAATTTACAGAATTAGCTATACTTAACATTAATAGTCATTGAAAATCTGGATAAATTTCACGGAAAAAAAGTGACTCACTTATAAATTTAATTTGTATTTTATAAATTTTTATATTCACCACTAGAATAAAACCTTTTTCCCTCTTTTTTGCAAATAAGGATAAAGTAGGACAGTTCAGGAAAAACGAAGAGTAAAAGGCATAATA is drawn from Methanosarcina lacustris Z-7289 and contains these coding sequences:
- a CDS encoding IS1182 family transposase; the encoded protein is MVFIESSKNEVWTLPPDIRDLIPSDHICYLVEAFVDMMDFNEFEIRCEGPGHPSYHPGILCKILIQSMLDRVRSSRAIARNVRENIVYMHLAEHLQPDFRTISDFRKNNENLITEVFKNTVKAAKDLGVIGLEQLSTDGSIVKASASKNSTVIIDVLEVIGEYVNNELKKGIELDKVEDKNFGSCRGYDQLNKSGKYKVKSVVAKYIKQVNKDKFDNRKKEIEETVKEALNEFEKDSIEKVSLTDQESRFMKNKKGNFELAYNTQITVDHKLGIIVANDVCQDRNDMHQLKPQIELVEENCGLLKEGTRICADSGYCSGENIHYLNEKKLDPYIPEKKEVTKTATENVKVIRFNIGNFEYDEKNDEFICPENQRLKFLCENYEEKKKRKYRIYKGTECKKCEFSKNCTKRKDGIRRLKIANFSKERKELTDKMKTEEAKKIFGQRKQVVEPAIGNYKENLGFRDFFTRGLKSVRNEFNLVCTAVNLRKIWIYLIKMSEIGEKIEINGAFRLKKGIMN